From a single Candoia aspera isolate rCanAsp1 chromosome 2, rCanAsp1.hap2, whole genome shotgun sequence genomic region:
- the RAB3D gene encoding ras-related protein Rab-3D isoform X2, with amino-acid sequence MASANDTRQMPKDAADQNFDYMFKLLIIGNSSVGKTSFLFRYADDSFTSDFVSTVGIDFKVKTVYRNEKRVKLQIWDTAGQERYRTITTAYYRGAMGFLLMYDISNQESFNAVQDWATQIKTYSWDNAQVILVGNKCDLEDDRVIPTEDGKRLADELELCIGAFVSTERIWSVLKYYKEYK; translated from the exons ATGGCCTCTGCAAACGACACCCGACAGATGCCCAAGGATGCTGCTGACCAAAACTTTGATTACATGTTCAAGCTTTTAATCATTGGCAACAGCAGCGTAGGCAAGACATCGTTCCTCTTCCGATACGCTGATGATTCCTTTACTTCAGACTTTGTTAGTACTGTGGGCATCGACTTCAAGGTGAAGACTGTCTACAGGAATGAAAAAAGAGTCAAGCTGCAGATTTGG GACACAGCTGGTCAAGAGCGGTATCGGACCATCACAACCGCCTACTACAGGGGAGCAATGGGTTTTTTACTCATGTATGATATTTCCAACCAGGAGTCTTTCAATGCTGTACAAGACTG GGCGACTCAGATCAAGACTTACTCCTGGGATAATGCTCAAGTGATTCTGGTTGGGAACAAGTGCGACCTGGAGGATGATCGAGTAATACCCACTGAGGATGGCAAGAGGCTCGCTGATGAACTTG AGCTTTGTATCGGTGCTTTTGTATCAACTGAAAGAATTTGGAGTGTCCTGAAGTATTATAAGGAGTATAAATAA
- the RAB3D gene encoding ras-related protein Rab-3D isoform X1 — protein sequence MASANDTRQMPKDAADQNFDYMFKLLIIGNSSVGKTSFLFRYADDSFTSDFVSTVGIDFKVKTVYRNEKRVKLQIWDTAGQERYRTITTAYYRGAMGFLLMYDISNQESFNAVQDWATQIKTYSWDNAQVILVGNKCDLEDDRVIPTEDGKRLADELGLEFFEASAKDNINVKQVFERLVDIICEKMNESLDASSGMNSTNHKNTALNETPASQSSSCSC from the exons ATGGCCTCTGCAAACGACACCCGACAGATGCCCAAGGATGCTGCTGACCAAAACTTTGATTACATGTTCAAGCTTTTAATCATTGGCAACAGCAGCGTAGGCAAGACATCGTTCCTCTTCCGATACGCTGATGATTCCTTTACTTCAGACTTTGTTAGTACTGTGGGCATCGACTTCAAGGTGAAGACTGTCTACAGGAATGAAAAAAGAGTCAAGCTGCAGATTTGG GACACAGCTGGTCAAGAGCGGTATCGGACCATCACAACCGCCTACTACAGGGGAGCAATGGGTTTTTTACTCATGTATGATATTTCCAACCAGGAGTCTTTCAATGCTGTACAAGACTG GGCGACTCAGATCAAGACTTACTCCTGGGATAATGCTCAAGTGATTCTGGTTGGGAACAAGTGCGACCTGGAGGATGATCGAGTAATACCCACTGAGGATGGCAAGAGGCTCGCTGATGAACTTG GTTTAGAATTCTTTGAAGCCAGCGCCAAGGACAATATCAATGTCAAGCAGGTCTTTGAGCGCTTGGTGGACATAATCTGTGAGAAGATGAATGAGAGCCTGGATGCAAGCTCTGGCATGAACAGCACCAATCATAAAAACACTGCCCTGAATGAGACCCCAGCTTCACAGTCCAGCAGTTGTTCCTGCTAG